From the Micromonospora sediminicola genome, one window contains:
- a CDS encoding trans-sulfuration enzyme family protein gives MFDASAMTSVDTAAVHAGRDDLAGLGVHVPPIDLSTTNPLPSVAGGGDDYETLATGGTLPAGGSAVYQRLWNPTVARFETALAQLEGTAEAVAFASGMAALTATLLAATRDGKRHVVAVRPLYGGTDHVLATGLLGTEVTWARAGEVAAAIRPDTAVVVVETPANPTLDLVDIAALATAAGDVPLLVDNTVATPVLQRPARHGAALVLHSATKSIGGHGDVLAGVVACAPEWAARLRQVRAVTGAVLHPLGAYLLHRGLQTLPLRVRAQQAGAEKLAAWLAGHPAVERVHHPSLHDPAGLVGRQMSGTGSLLAFEVRGGAPAAAVVAGACELITHAVSLGGVDTLIQHPASLTHRPVEGDAKPCGGLLRVSVGLEDPEDLRADLARALALI, from the coding sequence ATGTTCGACGCTTCCGCCATGACTTCCGTGGACACCGCAGCCGTGCACGCCGGACGCGACGACCTCGCCGGGCTCGGCGTCCACGTCCCGCCCATCGACCTCTCCACCACCAACCCGCTGCCCTCCGTCGCCGGCGGCGGCGACGACTACGAGACGCTCGCCACCGGCGGCACCCTCCCGGCCGGCGGCAGCGCCGTCTACCAGCGGCTCTGGAACCCCACGGTGGCCCGCTTCGAGACCGCGCTCGCCCAGCTCGAGGGCACCGCCGAGGCGGTCGCGTTCGCCAGCGGCATGGCCGCGCTCACCGCCACCCTGCTGGCCGCCACCCGCGACGGGAAACGCCACGTCGTCGCCGTCCGCCCCCTCTACGGCGGCACCGACCACGTCCTCGCCACCGGCCTGCTCGGCACCGAGGTCACCTGGGCCCGCGCGGGCGAGGTCGCCGCCGCGATCCGCCCCGACACCGCAGTGGTCGTCGTCGAGACCCCCGCCAACCCCACCCTCGACCTGGTCGACATCGCCGCGCTCGCCACCGCCGCCGGCGACGTCCCGCTGCTGGTCGACAACACCGTCGCCACCCCGGTGCTCCAGCGACCCGCCCGCCACGGCGCCGCCCTCGTGCTGCACAGCGCCACCAAGAGCATCGGCGGTCACGGCGACGTCCTCGCCGGCGTCGTCGCCTGCGCGCCCGAGTGGGCCGCCCGGTTGCGCCAGGTCCGCGCCGTCACCGGGGCCGTCCTGCACCCGCTCGGCGCGTACCTGCTGCACCGCGGCCTGCAGACCCTGCCGCTGCGGGTCCGCGCCCAGCAGGCCGGCGCCGAGAAGCTCGCCGCCTGGCTCGCCGGCCACCCCGCCGTCGAGCGCGTCCACCACCCGTCGCTGCACGACCCGGCCGGGCTGGTCGGCCGCCAGATGTCCGGCACCGGCAGCCTGCTCGCCTTCGAGGTACGCGGCGGCGCGCCCGCCGCCGCCGTGGTCGCCGGCGCCTGCGAGCTCATCACCCACGCGGTGTCGCTCGGCGGCGTCGACACGCTGATCCAGCACCCGGCCTCGCTCACCCACCGGCCGGTCGAGGGCGACGCGAAGCCGTGCGGCGGGCTGCTGCGCGTCTCGGTCGGGCTGGAGGACCCGGAGGACCTGCGGGCCGACCTGGCGCGGGCGCTCGCCCTTATCTGA
- a CDS encoding transcriptional regulator → MARSLSLPYTTVWHWCVDRPQPAVFGSAVRCFRCHPDQDGPPDPAAYAYLLGLYLGDGHLVTTDRTPVLRVYCADAWPNLIDKCDAAMRAVLANKVQRIQKRGCVAVQSTATHWPCLFPQHGPGKKHERPIVLADWQRAIVEAQPGDFLRGLFHSDGCRFANRVVVRGKEYVYPRYMFSNRSTDIMALCQWSLDLLGIAWRMNLPWSLSVARREAVAALDRHVGPKS, encoded by the coding sequence GTGGCCCGCAGCCTTTCCCTGCCCTACACCACAGTCTGGCACTGGTGCGTCGACCGGCCGCAGCCGGCAGTCTTCGGCAGCGCGGTCCGCTGCTTCCGCTGCCACCCCGACCAGGACGGGCCGCCTGATCCGGCCGCCTACGCCTATCTGCTCGGGCTCTATCTCGGTGACGGGCACCTGGTGACCACCGACCGAACGCCGGTGCTCCGCGTCTACTGTGCCGACGCCTGGCCGAACCTGATCGACAAGTGCGACGCCGCGATGCGGGCGGTGTTGGCCAACAAGGTGCAGCGCATCCAGAAGCGGGGCTGCGTCGCCGTGCAGAGCACCGCCACCCACTGGCCTTGCCTGTTTCCGCAGCACGGGCCGGGCAAGAAACACGAGCGACCGATCGTCCTGGCTGACTGGCAGCGCGCCATCGTCGAGGCCCAACCGGGCGACTTCCTGCGGGGCCTGTTCCACTCCGACGGCTGCCGCTTCGCCAACCGGGTCGTCGTTCGCGGGAAGGAGTACGTCTATCCCCGCTACATGTTCTCCAACCGCTCCACCGACATCATGGCGCTGTGTCAGTGGTCCCTCGACCTGCTCGGCATCGCGTGGCGGATGAACCTGCCGTGGTCGCTGTCGGTGGCCCGGAGGGAAGCCGTCGCCGCACTGGACCGGCACGTCGGCCCGAAGTCCTGA
- a CDS encoding ANTAR domain-containing response regulator, giving the protein MGEMQTDAERKRVLIAEDEALIRLDLAEMLVEEGYEVVGEAGDGETAVKLAEELKPDLVILDIKMPIMDGLAAAERIAGARIAPVIILTAFSQRDLVERARAAGAMAYLVKPFQKSDLVPAVEIALSRYSEIAALEAEVAGLTDRLEIRKTVERAKGALMTTYGMTEPQAFKWIQRTAMDHRMTMKEVAERILAETAGGEVAQPAS; this is encoded by the coding sequence GTGGGCGAGATGCAGACGGATGCCGAGCGCAAGCGCGTTCTGATCGCTGAGGACGAGGCGCTCATCCGGCTGGACCTGGCCGAGATGCTGGTCGAGGAGGGCTACGAGGTCGTCGGCGAGGCCGGTGACGGCGAGACCGCCGTCAAGCTCGCCGAGGAGCTGAAGCCGGATCTGGTCATCCTCGACATCAAGATGCCGATCATGGACGGGCTGGCCGCCGCCGAGCGGATCGCCGGCGCGCGCATCGCCCCCGTGATCATCCTGACCGCGTTCAGCCAGCGGGACCTGGTCGAGCGGGCCCGGGCGGCCGGCGCGATGGCCTACCTGGTCAAGCCGTTCCAGAAGAGCGACCTGGTGCCGGCGGTGGAGATCGCGCTGTCCCGCTACTCGGAGATCGCCGCGCTGGAGGCGGAGGTCGCCGGTCTGACCGACCGGCTGGAGATCCGCAAGACCGTCGAGCGGGCCAAGGGCGCGCTGATGACGACGTACGGGATGACCGAGCCGCAGGCGTTCAAGTGGATCCAGCGCACCGCGATGGACCACCGGATGACCATGAAGGAGGTCGCCGAGCGGATCCTCGCCGAGACCGCCGGCGGCGAGGTGGCGCAGCCCGCCTCCTGA
- a CDS encoding branched-chain amino acid ABC transporter substrate-binding protein, with amino-acid sequence MRQKLARVLGGVAIGALVFSGAACKADSGSDAGGSKAACDLKIGFFGPLTGDAAGLGIHMRNGTKLAIDQYNKDNADCKVNLAEYDSQGDPAKAPALAQQAVGDNKVVGIIGPAFSGESEVADPIFDEAGLPIITPSATRPSLSTKNWKIFHRGVGNDTSQGPAAGRYIKDVLKAEKVYVVDDQSAYGAGLVDEVKKVLGSVAGEDKIQVKQTNFSAVVTKIQSSGANVLFFGGYYTEAGLLLKQLKGAGWKGTMVAGDGVNDANFIKVAGQQVAEGTILTCPCAPATAAKGSFVTDYKAAFDNAEPGTYADVSYDITKIMLEGIKDGKGTRADLLSFIKSYNKAGGATGVTYKFESTGELDPAQVIVWAFKVNAGKVVPDIEIPKS; translated from the coding sequence GTGAGGCAGAAGCTCGCACGGGTGCTCGGTGGTGTGGCCATCGGCGCGCTCGTTTTCAGTGGCGCGGCCTGCAAGGCTGACAGTGGTAGCGATGCGGGGGGCAGCAAGGCCGCCTGCGACCTGAAGATCGGCTTCTTCGGCCCGCTGACCGGCGACGCCGCGGGTCTCGGTATCCACATGCGCAACGGCACCAAGCTGGCCATCGACCAGTACAACAAGGACAACGCGGACTGCAAGGTCAACCTGGCCGAGTACGACTCGCAGGGTGACCCGGCCAAGGCCCCCGCGCTGGCCCAGCAGGCCGTCGGCGACAACAAGGTCGTCGGCATCATCGGCCCGGCGTTCTCGGGTGAGTCCGAGGTCGCCGACCCGATCTTCGACGAGGCCGGCCTGCCGATCATCACGCCGTCGGCGACCCGGCCGAGCCTGAGCACCAAGAACTGGAAGATCTTCCACCGGGGCGTCGGCAACGACACCTCGCAGGGCCCGGCGGCCGGCCGGTACATCAAGGACGTCCTGAAGGCCGAGAAGGTCTACGTGGTGGACGACCAGTCCGCGTACGGCGCGGGTCTGGTGGACGAGGTGAAGAAGGTTCTCGGCTCGGTCGCCGGCGAGGACAAGATCCAGGTCAAGCAGACCAACTTCTCCGCCGTGGTCACCAAGATCCAGAGCAGCGGTGCGAACGTCCTCTTCTTCGGTGGCTACTACACCGAGGCCGGCCTGCTGCTCAAGCAGCTCAAGGGCGCGGGCTGGAAGGGCACGATGGTCGCCGGTGACGGTGTCAACGACGCCAACTTCATCAAGGTCGCCGGCCAGCAGGTCGCCGAGGGCACGATCCTCACCTGCCCCTGCGCCCCGGCCACCGCGGCCAAGGGCTCGTTCGTGACCGACTACAAGGCCGCGTTCGACAACGCCGAGCCGGGCACCTACGCCGACGTGTCGTACGACATCACCAAGATCATGCTTGAGGGCATCAAGGACGGCAAGGGCACCCGCGCCGACCTGCTGAGCTTCATCAAGTCCTACAACAAGGCCGGCGGTGCGACCGGCGTGACCTACAAGTTCGAGTCCACCGGCGAGCTGGACCCGGCCCAGGTCATCGTGTGGGCGTTCAAGGTGAACGCGGGCAAGGTCGTCCCCGACATCGAGATCCCCAAGAGCTGA
- a CDS encoding branched-chain amino acid ABC transporter permease — MNFDELFGNFPTLTITGLEQGAIYALIALGYTLVYGVLRLINFAHSEVFMVGTFTALWTWQALGYDQNSAAPALGPLLVALVAGLAVAMVAAAATAVTVELVAYRPLRKRNAPPLAFLITAIGASFVLAESFGIGTSRAPFGMPTMITQDTVFTIFGAAVTNLQLVILGVTLIMMIGLDQFVNRSRLGRGIRAVAQDADTAALMGVNKNRVILLVFVLGGLMAGVGALLWDLRFGFTKFNVGFLIGLKAFSAAVLGGIGNLRGALLGGLLLGVVENYAAGLFGGEWKDFTGFVLLIVLLMFRPTGLLGESLGRARA, encoded by the coding sequence TTGAACTTCGATGAGTTGTTCGGGAACTTCCCGACGCTGACCATCACCGGGCTGGAACAGGGCGCGATCTACGCGCTCATCGCCCTCGGCTACACCCTGGTGTACGGCGTTCTGCGTCTGATCAACTTTGCTCACTCCGAGGTCTTCATGGTCGGTACCTTCACCGCCCTGTGGACCTGGCAGGCCCTCGGCTACGACCAGAACTCCGCCGCCCCCGCGCTCGGACCCCTGCTGGTGGCCCTGGTCGCCGGACTCGCGGTGGCGATGGTCGCGGCGGCCGCTACGGCGGTCACCGTCGAGCTGGTGGCCTACCGGCCGCTGCGCAAGCGCAACGCGCCGCCGCTGGCCTTCCTCATCACCGCGATCGGCGCCTCGTTCGTGCTCGCCGAGTCCTTCGGCATCGGCACCAGCCGCGCGCCCTTCGGCATGCCGACGATGATCACGCAGGACACCGTCTTCACCATCTTCGGCGCCGCGGTGACCAACCTCCAGCTCGTGATCCTCGGCGTCACGCTGATCATGATGATCGGGCTGGACCAGTTCGTGAACCGCAGTCGGCTCGGCCGCGGCATCCGGGCGGTCGCCCAGGACGCGGACACCGCCGCGCTGATGGGGGTCAACAAGAACCGGGTCATCCTGCTGGTCTTCGTGCTCGGCGGCCTGATGGCCGGTGTCGGCGCGTTGCTGTGGGACCTCCGGTTCGGCTTCACCAAGTTCAACGTCGGCTTCCTGATCGGCCTCAAGGCGTTCTCGGCCGCGGTGCTCGGCGGTATCGGCAACCTGCGCGGCGCGCTGCTCGGCGGCCTGCTGCTCGGTGTGGTGGAGAACTACGCCGCCGGCCTGTTCGGCGGCGAGTGGAAGGACTTCACCGGCTTCGTGCTGCTGATCGTGCTGCTGATGTTCCGGCCGACCGGTCTGCTCGGCGAATCTCTCGGGAGGGCGCGCGCATGA
- a CDS encoding branched-chain amino acid ABC transporter permease — protein MTATVDNKRTAGFKTRWAAMPKQVRWAAIAALIVLLYILPNKWFYEYLGFPLGSDYFAFYTTRSDFAGVLFDTAVFVLLAVGLNVVVGFAGLLDLGYFGFYALGAYTVALLTSPESRFGTNWPWLAAVPLAVMVAMVSGVILGGPTLRLRGDYLAIVTLGFAEMIRLYAARNEGILQGQRGIPAIPHPPGSGSDGKPLFGVVDARPYYWLMLTLILIVLVLIRNLANSRVGRAWVAIREDEDAAEIMGVPTFKYKLWAFAIGAAVAGLTGAVFAGKQTFINSDQFVLESSILVLAAVILGGAGNIKGAIVGGALTWYLPEWLRGVGDLLGVEFDAAEYRILVFGLVVIVMMIFRPQGLVPNRRRAAEFADRRKEAVPQETVPNE, from the coding sequence ATGACCGCCACCGTGGACAACAAGCGGACCGCGGGCTTCAAGACCCGCTGGGCGGCGATGCCCAAGCAGGTGCGCTGGGCGGCGATCGCCGCGCTGATCGTCCTGCTCTACATCCTGCCCAACAAGTGGTTCTACGAATACCTGGGCTTCCCGCTCGGCAGCGACTACTTCGCCTTCTACACCACCCGCTCGGACTTCGCCGGCGTGCTCTTCGACACCGCCGTGTTCGTGCTGCTCGCCGTGGGCCTCAACGTGGTGGTCGGCTTCGCCGGCCTGCTCGACCTCGGCTACTTCGGCTTCTACGCGCTCGGCGCGTACACGGTGGCGTTGCTGACGTCGCCGGAGAGCCGGTTCGGCACGAACTGGCCGTGGCTGGCGGCGGTGCCGCTGGCGGTGATGGTGGCGATGGTCTCCGGCGTCATCCTCGGCGGCCCGACGCTGCGGCTGCGCGGCGACTACCTGGCCATCGTGACGCTCGGCTTCGCCGAGATGATCCGCCTGTACGCGGCCCGCAACGAGGGCATCCTGCAGGGTCAGCGGGGCATCCCGGCGATCCCGCACCCGCCGGGCAGCGGCAGCGACGGCAAACCCCTGTTCGGGGTGGTCGACGCGCGACCGTACTACTGGCTGATGCTGACGCTGATCCTGATCGTGCTGGTGCTGATCCGGAACCTGGCCAACAGCCGGGTGGGTCGGGCCTGGGTGGCGATCCGGGAGGACGAGGACGCCGCCGAGATCATGGGTGTGCCCACGTTCAAGTACAAGCTGTGGGCGTTCGCCATCGGCGCGGCGGTGGCCGGTCTGACCGGCGCGGTCTTCGCCGGCAAGCAGACGTTCATCAACTCGGACCAGTTCGTGCTGGAGAGTTCCATCCTGGTGCTCGCCGCGGTGATCCTCGGCGGCGCCGGCAACATCAAGGGCGCCATCGTCGGCGGCGCGCTCACCTGGTACCTGCCGGAGTGGCTGCGCGGCGTCGGCGACCTGCTCGGCGTGGAGTTCGACGCGGCCGAGTACCGGATCCTGGTCTTCGGTCTGGTGGTCATCGTCATGATGATCTTCCGGCCGCAGGGTCTGGTGCCCAACCGGCGGCGGGCGGCCGAGTTCGCCGACCGGCGCAAGGAAGCGGTTCCCCAGGAGACGGTGCCCAATGAGTGA
- a CDS encoding ABC transporter ATP-binding protein gives MSEPQMHSERDQTSERDIADDGRSTVGTPPESGSDTPVEANPGDTAPAGREPLLEVDHVTLRFGGVVALNDVAFTLYKGEILGLIGPNGAGKTTCFNAMTGVYRPTEGEIRFAGQRINGKRRSWITKAGIARTFQNIRLFPEMTALENVMVGADAHHKTSVIAAMLRLPRHWREERQGRDKAHELLRFVGIERRAGDLARNLSYGEQRRLEIARALATDPSLLCLDEPAAGFTPAEKEELNGLIRKIRDNGTTVLLIEHDMRLVMGVTDRIVVLEFGKKIAEGLPAQVREDPKVIAAYLGVPTDAA, from the coding sequence ATGAGTGAGCCGCAGATGCACAGCGAGCGGGATCAGACCAGCGAGCGGGACATCGCCGACGACGGCCGGAGCACGGTCGGCACCCCGCCCGAGTCCGGGTCGGACACCCCGGTCGAGGCCAACCCGGGCGACACCGCCCCGGCCGGCCGGGAGCCGCTGCTGGAGGTCGACCACGTCACGCTCCGCTTCGGTGGTGTGGTGGCGCTCAACGACGTCGCGTTCACCCTGTACAAGGGGGAGATCCTCGGCCTGATCGGCCCGAACGGCGCCGGCAAGACCACCTGCTTCAACGCGATGACGGGTGTCTACCGGCCCACCGAGGGCGAGATCCGGTTCGCCGGGCAGCGGATCAACGGCAAGCGCCGGAGCTGGATCACCAAGGCGGGCATCGCCCGGACGTTCCAGAACATCCGGCTGTTCCCGGAGATGACCGCGCTGGAGAACGTGATGGTGGGCGCTGACGCCCACCACAAGACCAGCGTGATCGCCGCGATGCTGCGGCTGCCGCGGCACTGGCGGGAGGAGCGGCAGGGCCGGGACAAGGCCCACGAGCTGCTGCGCTTCGTCGGTATCGAGCGCCGCGCCGGCGATCTGGCCCGCAACCTCTCGTACGGCGAGCAGCGCCGGCTGGAGATCGCGCGGGCCCTGGCCACCGACCCGAGCCTGCTCTGCCTGGACGAGCCGGCTGCCGGCTTCACCCCGGCGGAGAAGGAGGAACTCAACGGGTTGATCCGGAAGATCCGCGACAATGGCACCACGGTGCTGCTGATCGAGCACGACATGCGTCTCGTCATGGGCGTGACCGACCGGATCGTGGTGCTGGAGTTCGGCAAGAAGATCGCCGAGGGCCTGCCGGCCCAGGTCCGCGAGGACCCGAAGGTGATCGCGGCGTACCTGGGGGTGCCGACCGATGCTGCTTGA
- a CDS encoding ABC transporter ATP-binding protein translates to MLLEINDLTLLYGRIQALHGISLHVDEGEVVALIGANGAGKTTTMRAISGLRPVASGSIMFNGTDVTRMRADLRVVRGIGQAPEGRGVFPGMSVVENLEMGAYTRRDRAGIAEDMKMVLDLFPRLHERRKQAGGTLSGGEQQMLAVGRALMARPKLLLLDEPSMGLAPMLIQQIFEIITRINEQGTTILLVEQNAQQALSRAHRGYVLETGRIVKEGTGRDLLHDPAVKEAYLGVA, encoded by the coding sequence ATGCTGCTTGAGATCAACGACCTGACCCTGCTGTACGGGCGGATCCAGGCGCTGCACGGGATCAGCCTGCACGTCGACGAGGGTGAGGTGGTGGCCCTGATCGGCGCGAACGGCGCCGGCAAGACCACCACCATGCGCGCCATCTCCGGGCTGCGCCCGGTGGCGAGCGGCTCGATCATGTTCAACGGCACCGACGTCACCCGGATGCGGGCCGACCTGCGGGTGGTCCGGGGCATCGGGCAGGCGCCGGAGGGTCGGGGCGTCTTCCCGGGCATGTCGGTCGTGGAGAACCTGGAGATGGGTGCGTACACCCGCCGGGACCGCGCGGGCATCGCCGAGGACATGAAGATGGTCCTGGACCTCTTCCCCCGGCTGCACGAGCGGCGCAAGCAGGCCGGCGGCACGCTCTCCGGCGGCGAGCAGCAGATGCTGGCGGTGGGCCGGGCGCTGATGGCCCGCCCGAAGCTGCTGCTGCTCGACGAGCCCTCGATGGGTCTCGCGCCGATGCTGATCCAGCAGATCTTCGAGATCATCACCCGGATCAACGAGCAGGGCACCACCATCCTGCTGGTCGAGCAGAACGCCCAGCAGGCGCTCTCCCGGGCCCACCGGGGCTACGTGCTGGAGACCGGCCGGATCGTCAAGGAGGGCACCGGCCGGGACCTGCTGCACGACCCGGCGGTCAAGGAGGCGTACCTCGGCGTGGCCTGA
- the polA gene encoding DNA polymerase I: protein MTATTPRLLLVDGHSLAYRAFFALPVENFSTTTGQPTNAVYGFTSMLINVLRDEQPTHIVVAFDVSRRSFRTDRYAEYKAGRSETPTDFKGQVSLVKEVLAALRVPVVEKEGFEADDVIATLACQARDQGMDVLITTGDRDAFQLVGDRVTVLYPRKGVSDLARMDPAAVEAKYGVTPDRYRDLAALVGETSDNLPGVPGVGPKTAAKWINLYGGVEGVVARADEIKGKAGDSLRERLADVIRNYEINCLVSDLELPVRPEDARWQGWDREAVHQVFDTLQFRILRDRLYQYLEAVEPEAEAGFELAGEVLTEPGAVAGWLDTHAGAGAPVGLAVTLDTGPNRRHTATVTGMALATAGGAAAWFDPSGLGADDEGALAGWLADATRPKVLHDSKPAVLAFAAHGWDLQGIARDTQIAAYLARPDQRSYDLTDLALRYLHRELRVDAPETGQLTLDGFGDDGAAEQNLMLQARATLDLADAIDAELSRDGEQSARLMAGVELPLMRVLATMERTGIAADTDYLSELEAHFAAEVKAAAQAAYEVVGREFNLGSPKQLQEILFTELGLPKTKRIKTGYTTDADALQWLYAQTEHPLLHHLLRHRDVAKLKSTVDGLLKSVSDDGRIHTTFNQTVAATGRLSSTEPNLQNIPIRTEEGRRIRRAFVVGEGYESLLTADYSQIEMRIMAHLSSDDALIEAFNSGHDFHAATASSVFTVEVDQVTADQRRKIKAMNYGLAYGLSAFGLSQQLGITAEEARGLMENYFAGFGGVRDYLQEVVARARQDGYTSTILGRRRYLPDLVSDNRQRREMAERMALNAPIQGSAADIIKVAMLRVDAALREAGLRSRMLLQVHDELVFEVAPGEREALEALVRREMGQAHPLSVPMEVSVGDGRDWNSADH from the coding sequence GTGACAGCTACGACGCCGCGCCTGCTCCTCGTCGACGGACACTCCCTGGCATACCGGGCCTTCTTCGCCCTGCCGGTGGAAAACTTCTCCACCACGACGGGGCAGCCGACCAACGCCGTCTACGGCTTCACCTCCATGCTGATCAACGTGCTCCGCGACGAGCAGCCGACGCACATCGTGGTCGCCTTCGACGTCTCCCGCCGGTCCTTCCGCACCGACCGCTACGCGGAGTACAAGGCCGGCCGCAGCGAGACCCCGACCGACTTCAAGGGGCAGGTCAGTCTGGTCAAGGAGGTGCTCGCCGCGCTGCGCGTGCCGGTGGTCGAGAAGGAGGGCTTCGAGGCCGACGACGTGATCGCCACGCTCGCCTGCCAGGCCCGCGACCAGGGCATGGACGTGCTGATCACCACCGGCGACCGGGACGCGTTCCAGCTCGTCGGCGACCGGGTCACCGTGCTCTACCCGCGCAAGGGCGTCTCCGACCTGGCCCGGATGGACCCGGCCGCGGTCGAGGCGAAGTACGGTGTCACGCCGGACCGCTACCGCGACCTGGCCGCGCTGGTCGGCGAGACCAGTGACAACCTGCCCGGCGTCCCGGGCGTCGGGCCGAAGACCGCGGCCAAGTGGATCAACCTCTACGGCGGCGTCGAGGGCGTGGTGGCCCGGGCCGACGAGATCAAGGGCAAGGCCGGCGACAGCCTGCGCGAGCGCCTGGCCGACGTGATCCGCAACTACGAGATCAACTGCCTGGTCTCCGACCTGGAGCTGCCGGTGCGCCCGGAGGACGCCCGCTGGCAGGGGTGGGACCGCGAGGCCGTGCACCAGGTCTTCGACACGCTCCAGTTCCGCATCCTGCGCGACCGGCTCTACCAGTACCTGGAGGCGGTCGAACCGGAGGCGGAGGCCGGCTTCGAGCTGGCCGGCGAGGTGCTCACCGAGCCGGGCGCGGTCGCGGGCTGGCTGGACACGCACGCGGGCGCGGGCGCGCCCGTCGGTCTGGCGGTCACCCTCGACACCGGACCCAACCGTCGGCACACCGCCACCGTGACCGGGATGGCGCTGGCCACCGCCGGCGGCGCCGCGGCCTGGTTCGACCCGAGCGGCCTGGGCGCCGACGACGAGGGCGCCCTGGCCGGCTGGCTCGCCGACGCGACGCGCCCGAAGGTGCTGCACGACAGCAAGCCGGCGGTGCTGGCGTTCGCCGCGCACGGCTGGGACCTGCAGGGCATCGCCCGCGACACGCAGATCGCCGCCTACCTGGCCCGCCCCGACCAGCGGTCCTACGACCTCACCGACCTGGCGCTGCGCTACCTGCACCGCGAGCTGCGCGTCGACGCCCCGGAGACCGGTCAGCTCACGCTCGACGGGTTCGGCGACGACGGCGCGGCCGAGCAGAACCTGATGCTGCAGGCCCGGGCCACCCTCGACCTGGCCGACGCGATCGACGCCGAGCTGTCCCGCGACGGCGAGCAGTCCGCCCGGCTGATGGCCGGCGTGGAGCTGCCGCTGATGCGGGTCCTCGCCACCATGGAGCGCACCGGCATCGCCGCCGACACCGACTACCTCTCCGAGCTGGAGGCGCACTTCGCCGCCGAGGTGAAGGCCGCCGCCCAGGCCGCCTACGAGGTGGTCGGCCGGGAGTTCAACCTCGGCTCGCCGAAGCAGCTGCAGGAGATCCTCTTCACCGAGCTGGGCCTGCCCAAGACCAAGCGGATCAAGACCGGCTACACCACCGACGCCGACGCGCTGCAGTGGCTCTACGCGCAGACCGAGCACCCGCTGCTGCACCACCTGCTGCGGCACCGCGACGTCGCCAAGCTCAAGTCGACGGTCGACGGGCTGCTCAAGTCGGTCTCCGACGACGGCCGGATCCACACCACGTTCAACCAGACCGTGGCGGCGACCGGGCGGCTCTCCTCGACCGAGCCGAACCTGCAGAACATCCCTATCCGCACCGAGGAGGGCCGGCGGATCCGCCGGGCCTTCGTGGTCGGCGAGGGCTACGAGTCCCTGCTGACCGCCGACTACAGCCAGATCGAGATGCGGATCATGGCGCACCTGTCCTCGGACGACGCGCTGATCGAGGCGTTCAACTCCGGGCACGACTTCCACGCGGCGACCGCCTCGTCGGTCTTCACCGTCGAGGTCGACCAGGTCACCGCCGACCAGCGGCGCAAGATCAAGGCGATGAACTACGGCCTGGCATACGGCCTGAGCGCGTTCGGCCTCTCCCAGCAGCTCGGCATCACCGCCGAGGAGGCGCGCGGGCTGATGGAGAACTACTTCGCCGGGTTCGGCGGGGTCCGCGACTACCTCCAGGAGGTGGTGGCCCGGGCCCGGCAGGACGGCTACACCTCCACCATCCTGGGCCGCCGCCGCTACCTGCCCGACCTGGTCAGCGACAACCGGCAGCGCCGGGAGATGGCCGAGCGGATGGCGCTCAACGCCCCGATCCAGGGCTCGGCCGCCGACATCATCAAGGTCGCCATGCTGCGCGTCGACGCCGCGCTGCGCGAGGCCGGGCTGCGGTCCCGGATGCTGCTGCAGGTGCACGACGAGTTGGTCTTCGAGGTCGCACCGGGGGAGCGCGAGGCGTTGGAGGCGCTGGTGCGCCGGGAGATGGGCCAGGCGCACCCGCTCTCGGTCCCGATGGAGGTGTCGGTCGGCGACGGCCGCGACTGGAACAGCGCCGACCACTGA